In one window of Leptospira sp. WS92.C1 DNA:
- a CDS encoding long-chain fatty acid--CoA ligase → MYKNLADMLIQSTEKFGDQPVFWSKGEDKEFYPTSYKQLYDMGIALSEALIDLGLKAKEHVAVLADNRIEWMIADYAVQFSGAANVPRGTDVTESELEYILNHSEAKIVFIENDKMLEKYNKVKSKISKVETIVIMDKASTAKGKNIHKIYDLIEEGKALRAKGSKKAEKRIQEIKPDDLFTLIYTSGTTGMPKGVMLMHSNMIHQMIYVVPLLLTDIKPTDSMLSILPIWHIFERVNEYGSISSGIQTYYTKVSDLKNDLAKARPSFMASAPRVWESVYTGIYNKVNDPKQTPPVRRALFKLAYFFSKHYNAARRFLNGLEVDYENRNIFKSFAIGIKSLVILLLMGPFTISALAILAYLSLPSFGVLLPSWLFFTVAGLGLIFNAKTLDAIVLSKIRAATGGRLKGSMSGGGALQSHVDNFFNDIGMLVLEGYGMTETSPVLSVRPFVKPIIGSVGFLVPKTELIIKDDHGNVLTHIDDKGKVLAGKLGQKGVIFVKGPQIMKGYYKNPEVTNKTLIDGWMNTGDIGFINFKKTLTLTGRAKDTVVLLGGENVEPVPIENKMDESPFIRQSMVIGQDQKVLGAIIVPDEEHLIAWCKENGIESSTLEELIKNPKVIDFYKKEVRNYNSTKTGFKSFEQVQHVILTKKPFEVGDELTNLLKMKRHVITEKYIKEIKKVYDKD, encoded by the coding sequence ATGTATAAAAACCTCGCGGATATGTTAATACAGTCCACCGAGAAATTTGGAGACCAACCTGTATTTTGGAGCAAGGGGGAAGATAAAGAATTTTACCCTACCTCTTACAAACAGCTATATGATATGGGAATCGCTCTTTCAGAGGCTCTCATTGATCTAGGATTAAAAGCAAAAGAGCACGTTGCCGTATTAGCGGACAACAGAATCGAATGGATGATTGCGGATTATGCAGTTCAGTTTTCCGGTGCCGCAAACGTACCGAGAGGAACAGACGTTACGGAATCTGAACTTGAGTATATTCTAAATCACTCAGAAGCAAAAATCGTCTTTATCGAAAACGATAAGATGCTGGAAAAATACAACAAGGTTAAGTCGAAAATTTCTAAAGTAGAAACGATCGTGATTATGGATAAAGCTTCCACTGCAAAGGGAAAAAATATCCATAAAATCTATGATTTGATCGAAGAAGGAAAAGCGCTTAGAGCCAAAGGAAGTAAAAAAGCGGAAAAAAGAATTCAGGAAATCAAACCTGACGATCTTTTTACTCTCATTTACACTTCCGGAACGACCGGGATGCCGAAAGGTGTTATGCTGATGCATTCGAATATGATTCATCAGATGATCTATGTGGTTCCTTTGCTTCTTACAGACATCAAACCAACTGATAGTATGTTATCCATATTACCGATTTGGCATATATTCGAACGCGTGAACGAATATGGCTCCATTTCGAGTGGAATTCAGACCTACTATACCAAGGTGTCCGATCTTAAAAACGACCTCGCGAAAGCAAGACCTTCTTTTATGGCCTCCGCGCCTCGGGTTTGGGAAAGCGTTTATACAGGAATTTACAATAAAGTAAACGATCCGAAACAAACCCCTCCCGTAAGAAGAGCATTGTTTAAATTGGCGTATTTCTTTTCAAAACACTACAACGCTGCGAGAAGGTTTTTAAACGGACTCGAAGTGGATTATGAAAATAGAAATATTTTTAAATCTTTCGCTATTGGAATCAAATCTTTAGTGATTCTTTTATTAATGGGACCGTTTACGATCAGTGCTCTGGCAATACTTGCGTATTTGTCTTTGCCCTCTTTCGGAGTTCTCCTTCCAAGCTGGTTATTTTTTACGGTTGCCGGATTGGGACTGATTTTTAATGCAAAAACACTGGATGCGATCGTTCTTTCTAAAATTCGTGCCGCTACCGGTGGAAGATTGAAGGGTTCTATGTCCGGAGGGGGTGCACTACAATCACACGTAGATAACTTCTTCAATGATATCGGAATGTTGGTTCTCGAAGGTTATGGAATGACCGAAACCAGCCCCGTACTTTCAGTAAGACCGTTCGTAAAACCGATTATCGGATCCGTAGGGTTTTTAGTTCCTAAAACGGAGCTAATCATCAAAGACGATCATGGAAACGTCCTGACCCATATTGACGATAAAGGTAAGGTCCTTGCGGGCAAACTCGGTCAAAAAGGGGTTATTTTTGTAAAAGGACCTCAGATAATGAAGGGCTATTACAAAAATCCCGAAGTGACTAACAAGACACTCATAGACGGCTGGATGAATACGGGGGACATCGGGTTTATCAATTTTAAGAAAACCTTAACTCTTACCGGTAGAGCTAAAGACACAGTCGTTTTATTGGGTGGTGAAAACGTAGAACCGGTTCCGATTGAAAACAAGATGGACGAATCTCCGTTTATCAGACAATCGATGGTGATCGGCCAGGATCAAAAGGTTCTCGGAGCGATCATCGTTCCCGACGAAGAACATCTGATTGCTTGGTGCAAAGAAAACGGAATCGAATCTTCAACATTGGAAGAGCTGATTAAGAATCCGAAAGTGATCGACTTCTATAAAAAAGAGGTTCGAAACTATAATAGCACCAAAACCGGATTTAAGTCGTTTGAGCAGGTTCAACACGTGATCCTTACCAAAAAACCTTTTGAAGTGGGGGACGAATTGACCAATCTTCTCAAGATGAAACGCCACGTGATTACTGAAAAATACATTAAAGAAATTAAAAAGGTCTACGACAAAGACTGA
- the aat gene encoding leucyl/phenylalanyl-tRNA--protein transferase, with amino-acid sequence MKDFSDFFRNPHVWDREIVAVGGDLSSERLLYAYKNGIFPWSDQPILWYCLDPRGIFDLSKLHISKRVKRKINQKRYTITIDRAFEQVMRCCSHRPDEETWITELFIKGYTEFHKLGYAHSIEVWDEDGKLGGGVYGVAIGNFFAGESMFSFTPDFGKIGLFHLFEILKKDQFTLFDTQQLNIVTLGLGAYQISKKEYLRRLESAVGTGKKWTPPRVVF; translated from the coding sequence TTGAAAGACTTTTCGGATTTTTTTAGAAACCCGCATGTTTGGGATCGCGAAATTGTAGCGGTTGGAGGTGACTTATCTTCGGAGCGACTTTTATACGCTTATAAAAACGGAATCTTTCCTTGGTCGGATCAACCGATTCTTTGGTATTGTTTGGATCCGAGAGGAATTTTTGATCTAAGCAAATTGCATATTTCCAAAAGAGTAAAACGCAAAATCAATCAGAAACGTTATACAATTACTATCGATAGGGCTTTTGAACAAGTTATGCGTTGTTGCTCTCACCGACCGGACGAAGAAACTTGGATCACCGAACTTTTTATCAAAGGTTATACTGAATTTCACAAACTAGGTTACGCACATTCCATCGAGGTCTGGGACGAAGACGGAAAACTTGGAGGTGGAGTTTACGGAGTCGCAATCGGGAATTTTTTTGCCGGAGAATCGATGTTTTCCTTTACTCCCGATTTCGGAAAAATCGGTTTGTTTCACCTATTCGAAATTCTCAAAAAAGATCAATTTACACTTTTTGATACACAACAGCTCAACATTGTTACTTTGGGACTCGGGGCTTATCAAATTTCAAAAAAAGAATATCTAAGGAGATTGGAATCCGCTGTCGGCACTGGAAAAAAATGGACTCCACCGAGAGTCGTATTTTAG
- the thpR gene encoding RNA 2',3'-cyclic phosphodiesterase — MRTFLGISIPEDVKGQLTSICYGLPDVRWVPEENFHITLVFLGEQSPEQIETLSEFCSKVSHPEFHLSLSSVGTFGKQKSPSILFADILSSPELSHLQKILDSGLRRLGFTPDRQDYHPHLTIGRFKNSNESRILMYLEEFSNFSSSDFRVSEFHIYFSRNRSDGPVYTIQESFSLLPHH, encoded by the coding sequence ATGAGGACTTTTCTTGGAATTTCGATTCCCGAAGATGTAAAAGGGCAACTAACCTCGATCTGCTACGGTCTACCCGATGTAAGGTGGGTGCCCGAGGAAAACTTTCATATCACTCTTGTCTTTTTAGGGGAACAATCTCCGGAACAGATCGAAACGCTTTCCGAGTTTTGTTCCAAAGTTTCTCATCCTGAATTTCATTTGAGTTTGAGTTCGGTGGGAACCTTTGGAAAACAAAAATCCCCCTCCATTTTATTTGCGGATATCCTCTCTTCGCCGGAACTGTCGCATCTTCAAAAAATTTTGGATTCGGGTCTACGAAGACTCGGCTTTACGCCGGACCGTCAAGATTATCACCCGCATCTTACGATAGGGAGATTTAAGAATTCGAACGAATCTCGGATATTGATGTATTTGGAGGAATTTTCAAATTTTTCCTCTTCGGATTTTAGAGTTTCCGAATTTCATATTTATTTTTCCAGAAACCGATCCGACGGACCCGTTTATACGATTCAAGAATCTTTTTCACTTCTACCGCATCACTAG
- the pabB gene encoding aminodeoxychorismate synthase component I, producing MRIEELLFSDQPFMIFDEGFHPCGKILFQNPISEIEANTPEELLIALNKIDSYLKKGYYLGGYVSYEAGEIFSGMNWRESKTTLPLLYFGVFEDFEKIAEIHKTPLQNYGFYISSLPNKKLYFKNLNTIRENLFKGEIYQINYTDKICFDIEGDILSFHKILSDRQPVFYGSWLRVKKTDILSFSPELFFEKKGQTLVTKPMKGTYPRGKSEVEDEKNIQILKNSEKEKAENLMITDLMRNDLGQISKRGSVQVRELFSVEKYKTILQMTSTIQSELSENVKWGDIFQKLFPGGSITGAPKSKAMELIRILENSRGIYTGAIGLIQPNQDAVFSIAIRTLELKDGKGVLGIGSGITWDSDPEKEWLEILEKAKFFSESPQKFSLFETILYKNGIFFFLKEHLERIQNSAVKLKIPFSIEEWNSTLNQIVSSSSRSDRYRVKILLDSSGRFHRESVKLPPFTKKGNLLISKTKIDSSSEFRKHKTDLRTVYDQEGKKARDAGFLDCIFLNEKDEITEGSITNIFVKLGNYYYTPPISSGLLPGVYRNRLLLKTGFYEKILSLNDLNNSESVFLCNSLRGILRVKKIYHSSIA from the coding sequence ATGAGAATTGAAGAACTCCTATTCTCTGACCAGCCTTTTATGATTTTTGACGAAGGATTCCATCCTTGCGGCAAAATTCTCTTTCAAAATCCGATCTCCGAAATCGAGGCCAATACTCCCGAAGAACTCCTGATTGCTCTTAACAAAATAGATTCTTATCTTAAGAAAGGATATTACTTGGGCGGATACGTTTCCTACGAAGCCGGTGAAATTTTTTCCGGAATGAATTGGAGAGAGTCAAAAACGACTTTACCGCTTTTGTATTTTGGCGTGTTCGAGGATTTTGAAAAAATTGCTGAAATCCATAAAACACCTTTGCAAAATTACGGCTTTTATATCTCTTCTCTACCAAATAAAAAACTCTATTTTAAAAATCTAAATACGATTCGGGAAAATCTTTTTAAAGGTGAGATTTATCAGATCAATTATACTGATAAAATTTGTTTTGATATAGAAGGAGATATATTATCTTTTCATAAAATATTATCGGATAGACAACCTGTTTTCTACGGATCCTGGCTTAGAGTCAAAAAAACCGATATTCTCTCTTTTTCTCCGGAACTATTCTTTGAAAAAAAAGGACAGACCCTTGTTACAAAACCGATGAAAGGTACTTATCCACGGGGAAAATCCGAAGTCGAAGACGAAAAAAATATTCAAATCTTAAAAAACTCGGAAAAGGAAAAAGCGGAAAATCTGATGATCACGGATTTGATGCGAAACGATCTCGGACAAATCAGTAAAAGAGGAAGTGTTCAGGTCAGAGAGCTATTTTCCGTAGAAAAATACAAAACAATCCTGCAAATGACCAGCACGATTCAATCCGAACTTTCGGAAAACGTGAAATGGGGAGATATTTTTCAAAAATTATTTCCGGGCGGCTCCATCACAGGGGCTCCTAAATCGAAAGCGATGGAGTTGATTCGTATATTGGAAAACTCAAGGGGAATTTATACGGGAGCGATCGGATTGATTCAGCCAAACCAAGACGCGGTATTTTCGATCGCAATTCGAACCTTAGAACTAAAAGACGGAAAAGGAGTCCTTGGGATCGGATCCGGAATCACCTGGGACTCGGATCCCGAAAAAGAATGGTTGGAAATTTTAGAAAAGGCAAAATTTTTTTCGGAATCGCCGCAAAAATTTTCCCTATTTGAAACCATACTTTATAAAAATGGAATATTCTTTTTTTTAAAAGAACATCTAGAGCGAATCCAAAACTCTGCAGTCAAACTCAAGATTCCGTTTTCAATAGAGGAATGGAATTCCACCCTGAATCAAATTGTGTCGAGTAGCTCTCGATCCGATCGCTATCGAGTGAAAATTCTGCTGGATTCTTCCGGAAGGTTTCACCGGGAATCCGTGAAACTTCCCCCCTTTACAAAAAAAGGAAATCTGCTAATCAGCAAAACAAAAATCGATTCTTCTTCTGAATTTAGAAAACACAAAACCGACCTCAGAACCGTGTATGATCAAGAAGGAAAAAAAGCCAGAGACGCCGGCTTTTTAGACTGTATTTTTTTGAACGAAAAAGACGAAATCACCGAAGGAAGTATCACAAATATTTTTGTGAAATTAGGAAATTATTATTATACTCCCCCGATCTCTTCCGGACTTCTTCCCGGTGTTTATAGAAATCGACTCCTTTTGAAAACGGGTTTTTATGAGAAGATCCTTTCTTTAAATGATCTTAACAATTCCGAATCCGTATTTCTCTGCAATTCGTTAAGAGGAATCTTGAGAGTAAAAAAGATTTATCATTCTTCCATCGCTTAA
- a CDS encoding MASE1 domain-containing protein: MSLRFKEIIKISGIIFFSGFIYYILAQIGRNTAIYPGYASAIWPASGAALGLTLLFGNYTIIGVFIASFLSNFGTDLSLEVWVDSGRNFYLSALIGLFSALQCYVGNVVLTKKIPGCKISDRTQYVFLFISLEAVVCTISATGSVASMYFLKKIELIGMRQSWLTWWAGDTLGVYIGAPFILFWFRGKFKTLKIVELMEVTILLILIVFFSLASFDLVTSIFSFSYPLGYILIPLILWSAFRLGERASSLAVVLSSVIAILGTISGSPQFYAESMNTSYILLQSFIAVLSITSLLVASMVNERKEAENQLRLSHQSLEEKVEERTSELLRSNEILRAEIQEKNEARSALEKSQIRYMGLFEHLPVAIIEADYSKLKKILDSLPQDIGEDIFTDYVETNPDFVQLCFDSIEITGVNQETASLLRVDSVDTIFQNWKRFFSQDNFKIFRGVLRKIKEGSYFYEVEVGFRVWDGTRLDMKIRWSVPPGFESTLSSVIVTFLDFTEIKNVERKLQLSLEEKEVMLKEIHHRVKNNLQVISSLLSMQSDYVQDKESLSVFMESQNRLRTMSMIHEELYQSENLGKIQYSIYIEKLLNQLFQVYGKSDSVRLITDLESLDISVNRAIPIGLILNELVSNSLKYAFPQNETTENQELKISLSKRDDSLELKIEDNGIGMPSGFDIDEISSLGLKLVNILVRQLKGKINFSSDSKKGTQFKIHVPLSVDLI; encoded by the coding sequence TTGTCTCTTCGTTTCAAAGAAATAATAAAGATATCGGGAATCATTTTTTTTTCCGGTTTTATCTATTATATTCTAGCTCAAATCGGAAGAAACACCGCCATTTATCCCGGATATGCTTCTGCGATTTGGCCGGCTTCCGGCGCCGCTTTAGGGCTTACCCTTTTATTCGGGAATTATACGATCATCGGTGTGTTTATCGCATCTTTTCTTTCCAATTTCGGAACCGATTTATCTTTAGAGGTTTGGGTAGATTCGGGAAGGAATTTTTATTTAAGCGCGCTTATCGGTTTGTTTTCAGCGTTACAGTGTTACGTAGGAAACGTGGTTCTCACTAAAAAAATTCCGGGATGTAAAATCTCGGACCGAACCCAATATGTTTTTCTTTTTATTTCTCTGGAAGCCGTTGTTTGTACGATCAGCGCAACCGGTTCGGTTGCATCGATGTATTTTCTGAAAAAAATCGAACTGATCGGCATGCGTCAGAGCTGGCTGACTTGGTGGGCGGGAGATACGCTCGGAGTTTATATCGGGGCTCCTTTCATTCTATTTTGGTTTAGGGGAAAATTTAAAACCCTCAAAATCGTCGAGTTGATGGAAGTTACGATTTTGTTGATTCTTATCGTATTTTTTTCATTAGCCTCCTTTGATTTGGTCACTTCCATTTTTTCTTTCAGCTATCCCTTGGGTTATATTCTCATTCCTTTAATTTTATGGTCCGCGTTTCGTTTGGGCGAAAGAGCGAGCAGTTTGGCGGTGGTTTTGTCTTCCGTAATCGCCATTTTAGGTACAATTTCCGGCTCTCCTCAATTTTATGCGGAATCGATGAACACGTCTTATATTCTTCTTCAGTCTTTTATCGCAGTTTTGTCGATTACGAGTCTCCTTGTAGCCAGCATGGTAAATGAAAGAAAGGAAGCCGAAAATCAACTCAGACTTTCTCATCAAAGTTTGGAAGAAAAAGTGGAAGAACGAACGAGCGAACTTCTTCGTTCTAACGAAATTCTCAGAGCGGAAATTCAGGAAAAGAACGAGGCAAGATCCGCTTTGGAAAAAAGTCAGATCCGTTATATGGGTTTGTTCGAACATCTTCCCGTGGCAATCATAGAAGCCGATTATTCCAAACTCAAAAAAATTTTGGATTCGTTACCGCAGGACATAGGTGAGGACATTTTTACGGATTACGTCGAGACAAATCCCGATTTTGTCCAGCTCTGTTTTGATTCGATCGAAATCACGGGAGTCAATCAGGAAACCGCAAGTTTGCTAAGAGTCGATTCTGTCGATACCATATTTCAAAATTGGAAACGGTTTTTCAGCCAAGATAACTTTAAGATTTTTAGGGGAGTTCTGCGGAAGATAAAGGAAGGATCTTATTTTTACGAAGTGGAAGTCGGATTTAGAGTTTGGGACGGAACGAGACTGGATATGAAAATTCGATGGTCCGTTCCTCCGGGTTTTGAATCCACACTTTCAAGCGTGATCGTAACTTTTCTAGATTTTACGGAAATCAAAAACGTCGAAAGAAAATTACAACTTTCTCTCGAAGAAAAGGAAGTGATGCTCAAAGAAATTCATCATCGTGTGAAAAACAATCTTCAGGTAATTTCCTCTCTTTTATCGATGCAATCCGATTATGTGCAAGATAAGGAAAGTCTTTCGGTTTTTATGGAAAGTCAAAATCGACTTAGAACGATGTCGATGATTCATGAAGAATTGTATCAATCCGAAAACTTGGGTAAAATTCAGTATTCGATCTATATTGAAAAATTATTAAATCAGCTTTTTCAAGTTTATGGAAAGTCGGACTCTGTACGATTGATCACCGATTTGGAATCTTTGGATATCAGCGTTAACAGAGCGATTCCGATCGGATTGATCCTAAATGAATTGGTTTCAAATTCTTTAAAATACGCTTTTCCTCAAAACGAAACGACGGAAAATCAAGAGTTAAAAATTTCACTCTCAAAACGAGACGATAGTTTGGAATTAAAAATCGAAGACAACGGGATCGGAATGCCTTCCGGATTTGATATCGACGAAATATCCTCTCTCGGATTGAAACTCGTAAACATTCTTGTGAGACAGCTCAAAGGAAAAATCAATTTTTCCTCGGATTCGAAAAAAGGTACTCAATTTAAAATTCATGTTCCTTTGAGTGTTGATTTGATTTGA
- a CDS encoding TetR/AcrR family transcriptional regulator, with the protein MKKEEKIQARKEEILDAALDIFSVKGYHAAGIADIAGKLEIGHGTCYRYFKNKLDILHALLDQVQAGLAEVISRQSPDKSNSLEEYRSQIGEIGTGLFELFGKDSRVGQVFFFETQGIDETVTVKIRKTHELSARVTELYLVNGVKKGFLRKNLDTDIASKAIHSMMFEGILQSILHKSNEEYASRWMKTVPDLMLDGMRSSS; encoded by the coding sequence ATGAAAAAGGAAGAAAAAATCCAAGCTCGAAAAGAGGAAATCTTGGACGCAGCATTGGATATCTTTTCCGTAAAAGGATATCACGCGGCCGGGATTGCGGATATCGCAGGAAAATTGGAGATCGGACACGGAACTTGTTATCGTTATTTTAAGAATAAGTTGGATATCCTACATGCGCTTTTGGATCAAGTCCAGGCCGGGCTTGCGGAAGTCATTTCTCGACAAAGTCCCGACAAATCCAATTCGTTGGAGGAATACCGATCTCAGATTGGCGAAATCGGCACGGGGCTTTTTGAACTTTTTGGAAAAGATTCCAGAGTTGGTCAGGTTTTCTTTTTTGAAACTCAAGGAATCGATGAAACCGTAACCGTAAAAATTCGTAAAACCCACGAACTTTCCGCCCGAGTCACTGAGCTTTATCTGGTCAACGGAGTGAAAAAAGGATTTTTACGAAAGAATTTAGATACGGATATCGCTTCTAAGGCGATCCATTCGATGATGTTTGAGGGCATTCTCCAATCTATTTTACATAAATCCAACGAGGAATATGCATCTCGTTGGATGAAAACCGTTCCGGACCTCATGCTCGACGGAATGCGATCGAGTTCTTGA
- a CDS encoding PLP-dependent transferase, whose translation MLKEINEPHRTLCGERIPFENIHAVSVSLPHLSDVIGYEEKRTETLSRLKSGYPRFVAHSYIARILDYNRETRKIDSPQFIVSSRKAADRIVQKFSIQKCQIIEDEGIVTLVIPNRKDLEKEILSFIQHTGCLASSRKAEDFLLKKGILQEIYREKVEKENPIEKIRSTLSSFYPDSDPEIFLSVSGMNGVYTAFEAFDRIQRKKGKSIWIRLGWLYVDNIRILEKYTEDSYVIHNATDLEDLEKFLKQNADKVAGIITECPTNPLLLVPDYTKLKSIVDLYRIPLIADVSVAGSAVVNVLPYADAIVESLTKFACGNGDLMMGSLTLNKNSHWYREILPICKELVEEPYRRDCERLAFEIKDYETRVLKISANVKKLAVFFSEQPGIRNVFWTGSTESFENFSKIARIPEIQCGVLSIELSIPLETFYDRLTLLKGPSFGTEFTLNMLYVYLAHYELVTNEEGKKFLKENGLDPNLIRISVGMEDPDLLIREYKKALEV comes from the coding sequence ATGTTAAAAGAAATCAACGAACCCCATAGAACTCTCTGCGGAGAGAGAATTCCGTTTGAGAATATTCATGCGGTTTCGGTCAGCCTTCCCCATCTATCCGACGTGATCGGATATGAAGAAAAAAGAACGGAAACACTTTCCCGTTTGAAATCCGGTTATCCTAGATTCGTCGCTCATTCTTATATCGCGAGAATTTTAGACTATAACAGAGAAACCCGAAAAATCGATTCTCCACAGTTTATCGTCTCATCCAGGAAAGCAGCGGACAGAATCGTACAAAAATTTTCGATTCAAAAATGTCAGATCATTGAAGACGAAGGAATCGTGACCTTAGTCATTCCGAATCGTAAAGATCTGGAAAAAGAAATCTTATCATTCATACAACATACGGGTTGTCTTGCTTCTTCTAGAAAAGCGGAAGATTTCCTTTTGAAAAAAGGAATCTTACAGGAAATCTATCGTGAAAAAGTGGAAAAGGAAAATCCGATCGAGAAAATACGTTCCACGTTATCCTCCTTTTACCCGGATTCGGATCCCGAAATTTTTCTTTCGGTTTCGGGAATGAACGGAGTTTATACGGCGTTTGAAGCCTTTGATCGCATTCAAAGAAAAAAAGGAAAATCCATCTGGATTCGTCTGGGTTGGTTGTATGTCGACAATATTCGAATTCTAGAAAAATACACAGAAGATTCCTATGTGATTCATAACGCGACGGATCTGGAAGATCTGGAAAAATTTCTAAAACAAAACGCGGACAAGGTCGCTGGAATTATAACGGAATGTCCTACCAATCCATTACTTCTCGTTCCGGATTATACAAAACTGAAGTCGATCGTAGATTTATATCGGATTCCGTTAATCGCCGATGTCTCCGTCGCAGGATCCGCGGTCGTCAATGTTCTTCCTTATGCGGATGCCATCGTGGAAAGTCTTACGAAATTCGCGTGTGGCAACGGGGATCTGATGATGGGTTCCTTAACTCTAAATAAAAATTCGCACTGGTATCGGGAAATTCTGCCTATCTGCAAAGAATTGGTGGAAGAGCCGTATCGGAGGGATTGCGAAAGACTCGCTTTTGAAATCAAAGACTACGAAACAAGAGTTCTTAAAATCAGCGCAAATGTAAAAAAACTTGCGGTATTTTTCTCGGAACAGCCCGGAATTAGAAACGTATTTTGGACAGGATCTACCGAGTCTTTCGAAAATTTTTCAAAGATAGCAAGAATACCTGAAATTCAATGCGGCGTACTTTCCATAGAACTTTCCATTCCATTGGAAACTTTTTATGATCGATTGACTTTGTTAAAAGGACCGAGTTTTGGAACCGAGTTCACACTCAATATGCTTTATGTATATCTCGCGCACTACGAATTGGTGACCAACGAAGAAGGAAAAAAATTCCTAAAAGAGAACGGACTAGATCCGAATCTGATCCGAATCTCCGTTGGTATGGAAGATCCGGACCTACTGATTCGGGAATACAAAAAGGCTCTCGAAGTTTAA
- the prfA gene encoding peptide chain release factor 1: protein MIDRLEKIQEKYLRISEELNLAKDPSSLKNLYKERSRLTPLYLKVEEYLKLYKDRKDAEELIQSEKDEEMHSMLKEEIRQAGERLEELEKELEILLLTPDPNSGKNILIEIRAGTGGEEAGLFVADLFRMYSKYADKQKIRTEVIDSSPTGIGGLKEIIFALEDDRAYDLFKFEGGTHRVQRIPSTESGGRIHTSAVTVAVLPEADEEEIEINENDLRIDVYRSSGAGGQHVNTTDSAVRITHIPTGVVVACQDEKSQHKNKAKALRILSARILEKQADDKKQASDAIKKQMIGSGDRSERVRTYNFPQGRCTDHRIGFTSHNLSAIMEGDLDELIGALIEEDRARKISETQAN from the coding sequence ATGATAGATAGACTTGAAAAAATACAAGAAAAATACCTTCGAATCAGTGAAGAGTTAAATCTGGCCAAGGATCCCTCCTCGCTCAAGAATCTTTATAAAGAAAGATCCAGGCTGACCCCTTTGTATCTAAAAGTAGAGGAATATCTTAAACTTTACAAGGACAGAAAGGACGCGGAGGAATTGATCCAATCCGAAAAAGACGAAGAGATGCATTCCATGCTCAAGGAAGAAATCCGTCAAGCCGGCGAACGATTGGAGGAATTGGAAAAGGAGCTCGAAATTCTTCTTTTAACTCCGGATCCGAATTCGGGAAAGAATATTTTGATCGAAATTCGTGCAGGAACCGGTGGCGAAGAAGCCGGACTTTTTGTGGCAGATCTTTTCCGAATGTATTCCAAATACGCCGACAAACAAAAAATCAGAACGGAAGTCATAGATTCCTCTCCAACCGGAATCGGCGGATTAAAGGAAATCATATTTGCACTGGAAGACGATCGCGCGTATGATCTTTTCAAGTTCGAGGGCGGAACCCACAGAGTTCAAAGAATTCCGAGCACGGAATCGGGCGGAAGAATTCATACAAGCGCGGTCACTGTCGCCGTGCTTCCCGAAGCGGACGAAGAAGAAATCGAGATCAACGAAAACGATCTTCGAATCGACGTCTATCGTTCTTCCGGAGCCGGTGGCCAGCACGTAAACACGACCGACTCGGCGGTTCGTATTACTCACATCCCTACGGGGGTGGTTGTGGCTTGTCAGGATGAAAAGTCGCAACACAAAAACAAAGCAAAAGCCTTGCGGATCTTAAGCGCGAGAATTCTTGAAAAACAAGCCGATGATAAAAAACAAGCTTCGGATGCGATCAAAAAACAGATGATCGGAAGTGGAGATCGCTCCGAACGAGTCAGAACATACAACTTTCCACAAGGAAGATGTACGGACCATAGAATCGGTTTTACGAGTCATAATCTTTCCGCGATTATGGAGGGGGACCTGGACGAATTGATCGGAGCTTTGATCGAAGAGGATCGAGCGCGGAAAATTTCGGAAACACAGGCGAATTAA
- a CDS encoding NUDIX domain-containing protein: MSKHGFFQITQKLFLRKGEELLILRDRKSGLGDLPGGRMNENEFFEDWSLSMEREIEEELGPNVQIKVLPKPLFVHKHRVNEGNFPCIIIAYHADFIDGEIVLSDEHDYIAWENINSYDPSALFSEYMLDAVNLYLKEYASLAY; the protein is encoded by the coding sequence TTGAGCAAACACGGCTTTTTTCAAATTACTCAAAAGCTTTTCCTAAGAAAGGGGGAGGAACTTCTCATTCTCAGAGACCGTAAATCCGGATTAGGAGATCTGCCCGGAGGAAGAATGAACGAGAACGAATTCTTTGAAGACTGGAGCCTCAGTATGGAACGGGAAATCGAAGAGGAATTGGGTCCGAACGTTCAAATCAAAGTTTTACCAAAGCCGCTTTTTGTTCACAAACACAGAGTGAACGAGGGGAACTTTCCCTGTATCATCATCGCGTATCACGCAGATTTTATAGACGGAGAAATCGTTCTTTCCGACGAACACGATTATATTGCTTGGGAAAATATAAATTCCTATGACCCGAGCGCTTTGTTTTCGGAATACATGCTCGACGCGGTCAATTTATATCTGAAGGAATACGCTTCTTTAGCTTATTAG